The Marispirochaeta aestuarii genomic sequence TAATCATGAGATAAGCACGAGCACGACGGGAACTGTTATGATACTAAGTGCGGTTGTAACAAAAGTGGCGGCTGATACCAGCCCTGGTTCCGTACCATATCGTTCTGCTAATAAAGCGGGGGTGATCCCTGTTGGAGAGGCTGAAATCAGAAACAGCACTTGTGTAGACAAGCTTTCTGCACCAAATATGCTTATTGCTAATACCAGTCCAACCACCGGATATGACAGTAACCGCAGGGCACTGGCAGTAATGAGAAAACGATAATCAGAAACAATTTTTATTCTCGCTAATTGTATCCCCAGGATTATCAATAAAGTTGGTACCGATGCCTGTCCCAAAAGATGAATTGGACGTAAAATTGGTACAGGAATTGTGATTGCGGTCCATTTGATGAAAACTGCCAGTAGAACAGCAATAAAGCCGGGAAAACTGAGTATAGTTTTTATGGATTTTATGACTGACCTGCTATTGTGGGATGCAAAATATACACCAGCACTGTTGATCAATAGCACTTGAAACATAGCAAAGACAATAGCGCGTTCAAATCCTGCTTGTTCGAACGCAAAAAGGACCATGGGGAGTCCGTAATTCCCACTATTGGGAAAACAACTGCTGAGAAATAAAGCGTTTCGTTTTTGCCGTGTAAATCTCAACACTTTTGACACGAGGTAGGCAAGTGCTGTCGAAATCAAGAACAGAAGGATGGAGAATAAAAAGATAGGTCCAAAA encodes the following:
- a CDS encoding AEC family transporter → MILIVNTVIPIFFIAAIGWVFGKRIDFSLEMPARMTLYVFTPCLFFSSILNAELQISDFGPIFLFSILLFLISTALAYLVSKVLRFTRQKRNALFLSSCFPNSGNYGLPMVLFAFEQAGFERAIVFAMFQVLLINSAGVYFASHNSRSVIKSIKTILSFPGFIAVLLAVFIKWTAITIPVPILRPIHLLGQASVPTLLIILGIQLARIKIVSDYRFLITASALRLLSYPVVGLVLAISIFGAESLSTQVLFLISASPTGITPALLAERYGTEPGLVSAATFVTTALSIITVPVVLVLIS